TTTTTCTTTATCTGCCGAAAACACAAGCATTTTTGCACTTTCTGCATCATCTCCAACAGGACGTTTCCACCAATTTCTATAAAAATAAGTCACACGTCCCGTTGCATGACCAGACGCTTGGTCTATCACACGAATTAAATACCTGCCTCCGTCATCTTCAGGAATGTTGAGGTTAAAATTACCTTTTCCATTACTGGCAGTGGTTATGGTCATTTCTTTGAAAGGTCTGTAAATAGTGGCGTCTTCATAACGGGATAAGTTGTCGTACCCACGGTTCCACCACCACCGCCATTCAATTTTAAATACTTTTACATCTAATTTTCTGTTCCCGCTTGCTTTTCCTTGGGCATCTACAGAGACTACGTCAAATGTGGTGTTTTCATCTGTGTAATACGACCCATATCTACGTGCTTCTGGCGATTGTAGACCAACAAAGTGTGAATATGGAGCAAGATTTTTACTGAAAACATCGATAGAAAAATCACCCCCACCTTCAAAAATTTTGGTTAAGAAGGTTGCCTTTAACATACCAGGAGCTTTATTGCCAATGTCTATCTGCTTTGAAAATGTTGTGGTTCCTTCCTCAGAGAGATTTTGAGAAAGTAAAGGGATTTCAATTTCATCAAAAGTGCGGATTGGGTCGTTAAAATGATACTTTTTATAAGCGTCAAAAGCTGTGTTGGTAGCGCGCATGGTGGCATTCATTTCAATTTTAAGATTTCTTGCGGGAGCACCGTGTAACCACAATCCTTGCACATTTCCGGACACTGGCTTACTGGCGTTTAAAATTTCATCGTCAAAGTCTAATTTAATTTTGAGTCGGTTAGGTTTTACCGTAGCCACTTTTAAAGATTTTGTAAACTTCACACCTCCTGCGCTAACGGTGGCATTCCAATTTCCTGTTGGTGCATTAGGATCTGTTTTTATCGGGAAATAATAAAATCCATTTTTATGTTCACCAATTAATTCGGTGCCTGAGGTTGTTCCGTTTAGTAAAGAACGCTGAACGAGTTTCCCACGCGCGTCGGTTACTTCAAGTTTTACTGGATGGTTTTTAGGTAACGGATTGGCAACATCGTTTAACACGAAGGTTAAATGAATACTATCACCAGGGCGATGAACACCACGTTCTGTGTATATAAATCCTTTTAGCCCTTTTTGTAATTGTTTACCAGAAACGTCAAACTTACTCATGCTTAGGGCGTTTCCATCTTCTAGTTTGGTATAGGCATAGTTTTTCCCTTTACGGGCAATGGCAAAAGCTATGGTGCGATCACTGTCGTACAAGGCAAACCCATCGCTATTGGTAGTTATGGTTTCAATAATTTGTTGCTGAAAGTTGAAAAGATCAATTTTAACACCACCCTCTGGTGCAGTGGTAATAAGATTAGTAATAGCAAAATGATAACTTTTGTTATTACTCTTTTTAGCGATAACGCCAAGGTCGCTTCCAAGAACATTTGTAGTAACTACACGATCTTCATTGAAATAAGCAGGATGACATGGATTGTCACGTTGTTGCCAATTATAGGTATAGGTTCTCCAACGGTATATTTCGTTATCCCAATACATTTCTTCACGTTCGTTTTCGTCTAGGTCTGAATTAGCATCGTAATTATCATAATAGTATTCGTCTTCGCTAGTGGCAGAGGCAGCATCGTTCGAGCTGCAATCATATTTAATATAATCGTTTGTGAAACTAAATTCTACTTGATATAGCGACCCAGGATTCGTTTTAAAGAATTCTGAAATGTTTACGGCATACGCTTTCCAGGTTCCGTCGCTCTCTGTTGGAGAATCGTCTAAGGTTATTGTTTTTTTTGCTACACGCCTTCCCACACGTTTTATATCATAACTATTGGTGTTGTTTAGGTTATACGATTGTAAAAATTGCAGCATATTATCTTCAAAAACCTGAATAATACGTACATCTACGGCCTTTAAATTAACTGCTTCAAAATACAAAGGAGTGCTTTCTGCGTTTGGAAGAATTACTCCTTTGCTCAATAATCGCACTGCTGGTTTTAATTGTTCAAAAGAGATAAGCTCACTAAAGGATTGTTTTAAGCCGAAATTATCTGTGTTTTTAATTCCTTCAAAAATGGTGACACGAACATCGCCCGTAATACGATTGTTTGGGTACACATGTAGCACGTTTCCATCTACTTCAAATCGAAGATCTGTAGCCCGTTCTATGGTTACCAATCCAGCGAAATCCTGATTTGCTTTTAAGGGATCTGAAAAATTTATAGACAATGAAGCTTGAGGCGAATGACTTGCATCTGCATCTATAACCTTAAAATTATTTTGACCAGGAATAGCAAATGTATTTGTGCCCTTTGTTTCGGCTCCTATTGGCTTCCCATCCCATGTAATTACAATTTCATCATCTTCAATTTTACGCGAAATACTATCTATAGTAAAGGTGTAGTAACGTTCTGTAGCATTCTCTGTTGGCCATTTAATGTTTAATTTTTTCTTGCCTTGAGTTGCCTTAATAAGTTGTTTTGCCTTATCTAGTTGAAGCATATCTGAAGCCTCAATTGTTCCACTTACGTATTGCCATTGTTTGCTATAAGATTGTAAGTTTTCTAGGTTAATACTGAAATTAGGCGTTATAGTTTTAAAGCTGAAGGTATAGTTTTTAAACTCTTTATCTATGTCTTCATATAGTTTCTGAAGTTGTACTGTGATGGTATATTTTGTGTCTGGTTTCAAATAATCTTCGGGTTGAAAAACTAAGGTCGTACCATTGTCAATAAATAAGGTTCCTTCGGTTTTAGGTGAAATTTTTAAGTACTCTGAAGGAATTTCCTGAGACAACTCAAATTGATCTAGCGGCTGTGCTAACTCTATCCTAATGGGTTCTGCAATACTCCTGTTTCCGTAGGTATGCTGACTGATATAATCTTTAAACTTAAAAAGGTTGTCGGTTTGAGAAGTTTCGGTTTTGTCGCCGCAAGATGCTAGAGAAAGCAAGGCGACACAGGTAAGAAGACGCAGCAATGTGTTCATAGTGATGGTTTTAAACGATTAAAATTACAATAAATAAGTGGTAGTGCTCGTGAGAATTTTCAACTAGAAAATAGTCACTACATGGTAACTCAATAAAATGGAGGAGGGAGGTATTTGTTTTGTAACGTAGGTAATCGCTTTCCTAGTATTAAAGGAGCCGTATTTGTGATTACTTTAACGTGCGCTAGTCGTTAATTGCCTTTCTAACCAGCAATTGGTGCAATTTGCCTACCACCAAGTTTCCCAGTGGGAAGTAGAGTGCAAAAAATAGCGCCATTCCTAAAGCAAAATTTCGTGTTCCAAAAAATTCTTCAACTATATTATTAGGATAGGCATATGAAGTTTCAAAATAGTAGCCTCCAAATTCAAGAAGCCCCATGGCAATAAGTCCGTAGGCATACTGCTCAAGAAACGACTTACCTTTCAACAAAATAGAAATAGGAATCATATACAGACCATAGCATGTAAATACCTGCCACCAATGGTTAAATTTTGCGATTTCTGCCCAAGTTCCAAATGCGTCCATACCAAATCCCCAAGGAATATAGACAGCTAAATAGATAAGATATAAAGAAAGGGGGGTCGCTTTTAAAGGACGAATTATTTGCTGAATCATATTACTTATCACTATAAATACCAATAATAAGTTCTCCTTGTGCATTCATGTGAGCTCGGTACATACCCGCCGTATTAAAGTCCATAGAGACATTTCCCTCTTTGTCAATAGCAACGACGCCGCCAGTTCCGCCAAGTTTGGTTAATTTATTCTGAATTACTTCGTGGGTAGCCTTTTTCAAAGTAATTTGTTTGTATTCCATCATTGCCGAAATATCGTGTGCCACCAAACCTCGAATAAAGTATTCTCCCCAACCTGTAGAGGAAACGGCACAAGTGGCATTATTGGCATACGTTCCGGCTCCAATTATAGGAGCATCTCCAATACGATTCCAACGTTTATTAGTCATCCCGCCAGTTGAAGTGCCTGCGGCTAAGTTGCCATTTTTATCGAGTGCCGCACAACCAACAGTTCCATATTTTGAATTTTTGATAAAGGGATCTTGCAATGCTAGTTTACTTTTACTTTCTTCGGAAATTTCCTTTTGCTTCACTTTTTGTAAAGATTGAAAACGTCTTTCTGTATAGAAATAAGAAGGGTCTACAAGCTGAATACCTCTAGTTTTGGCAAATAGTTCGGCTCCGTTGCCAGATAAAAGCACATGGTCACTGTTGTTCATAACCTCTACCGCAAGATCTATTGGGTTTTTAACCCTGGAAACACCTGCCACAGCACCCGCATTTAATGTCTCTCCATTCATTACAGAGGCGTCTAGTTCGTTGGTTTCATCGTTGGTAAATACGGCGCCCTTACCTGCATTAAACAATGGGGAATCCTCCATAACATTGATGGTTTTTGTGACAGCTTCCATAGCTGTTCCACCATTTTTAAGTATTTCATGACCCACAGAAATAGCCTCTTTTAATTTTGCTTTGTAGGCATTTTCGAGTGAATCTGTCATGTTTTCTTTTAGAATAGTTCCGGCTCCACCATGAATAACAATACCAAAATTTTCAGCTTTTTTTTCTAGTTGAGACGTGTCATTTGATGTTTTCACATCAGATTTTTTAACATTTTCACAGCTAAAAAGCATAAAAAATCCGATTAAAAGTGTTAAAATTCGGTTCATGTGCAATATTTTTTAATTATACCCTCAATATACTGCAAAATCCCCGAAAACAGGGAGGTGAACCGATTAAGATTTGTAGGAAATACGCCATAAATCACATTAAAACATCGATGAAATGCATGTATAATTCGATGAAATGCATTTTTGTAGGAAAATTTTTATATATTAGCATCAGCATCATGCCCCAAATTTGATGCCCCCCGTATATGAAACTTATGAAAACTAGCCTACTGGCTATGGTTGTATTATTCACCATGGCATCGTGCTCGAAAGACGAAGCACCGGTAATTGAAGAAGTAAATTACACAATCGATTTAAATTTAGCCAACGAAACAGACTGGGCCATGGCCAACGAAATTCTTGAATTGGTTAACGATCATCGAATATCTAAAGGGTTAACTACCATTAAAAGAGACCAATCTTACGCGTCTGCCTATGCAGTAGATCATACGCAGTATATGATTGAAAAAGATAAAATAAGTCATGATAATTTTGGTATTCGATCTAATGCATTAAAAGAACAAGGTGCAAAAATTGTTGCCGAAAACGTTGCATATGGCTACAGCACAGCAGCAGATGTTGTAAATGCTTGGCTAAATAGTGCAGGTCACCGCAAAACAATTGAAGGTCATTATACACATTCTGGTTTTGGTATCATAAAAAATTCAGAAGGCGCTTACTATTTTACACAGTTGTTCTATAAAAAGTAAATTACGATCCTCTTTCAGTTTTAAGCCAATTGCCGTATTTTTATGCAAACTCATAACAATACGGCAATGGCTATTTCTAAACCTTTCAACTTAAACAAATGGGTAGAAGACAATCGAGAACTTCTAAAACCCCCTGTAGGAAATAAAAACCTTTACAAAGAGGCAGACGACTATATTGTAATGATTGTAGGTGGCCCTAATGCACGTAAAGACTATCATTATAATGAAACGGAAGAACTGTTTTACCAACTAGAAGGAAACATTCAAGTACATATTCAAGAAGATGGTAAAAAACGCACCATGGAATTAGGCCCTGGAGATATGTACCTACACCCAGCCAAAGTGCCGCATTCTCCTGTACGTGAGGCAGGTTCTATAGGATTGGTGGTAGAACGCAAACGTCAAGATTTAGAGGGTAAAGACGGACTGCTTTGGTTTTGCGATTCTTGCAATAATAAGCTACATGAGGTGTATTTTCCACTAAATGATGTCGAAAAAGACTTTCTACAACATTTCAAAGATTTCTACGGAAGCAAAGAGTTACGTACCTGTAATAACTGTGGAACAATTATGCCAACAGACGATAGGTTTGTTGGAGAATAAAAGATTTTTACTAGATAACCGTACGTATTTAATGCTGAAAGGATGAGCACAAAAAAGATCCTGCTATTGCTTGCCGGAATTGGTCTGTTTGTATTGCTGGTTTTTATTGGTTTGCTCTACTACACACTAAAAACTAAAGTTGAAGACGTTACAAATGATCCGCCATATGTAAACTTCGTGGGCAAGAAAATGAAATTAGGACAGGATGCCATACTTGTAAATAATTATGAGCCTTTTGTGTATGAAGAGCCTTTACTTCTAGAAAAAAAAGATTCACCACTCTATGAGGGAACCACCATTGCTTTTCATGTAAAGAAAGGAGATGAATTGCAAATAAGGAGCGCTAAAAATTTCACCAACGGTACAAGTGGTGCAACCCATACCATTCTTTTTGGAACAATAATTACAGGTAGCCCTAGCAAAACCTTACCATTTGAGTATTATTGGGAAACTCAAACTATAACAAAGGATGCTGAAAACACTTTAATCTTTACTTTTCTACCAGAAGTTACTTCTGAAAGTGTTACAGATGAATAAAACTTCTTCGATACAGCAGTCACATCACTGCAATCTTTGCGATCATCAAAAAACAAATCTGAAGAAGGGGAGTATTTGTGGTTTAACAGATTTGAAACCAACCTTTCAGAAAAACTGTCCTAAAATACAACTTACCCAAAAATTTGAAGAGAAAGTAAAAGAGGCAAATGTAGCATATCAATATGCCTTAAAGGATAAATGGTGGACATATACGTATACTGTAGTCTTTATTTTAGCAAGCGTCTTAGTGTTTTACTTACTGATTAAATTTCACGAAAGATTGAGTGAAATGTTTGAGGCTTCAAGCACAACTCGAGGCCAAGGTTTTCTTGTGGTAGTTTACATATTCATTGCAACAGCAGGTGTTATGCTCTTCGCTATGGCAATTCGAGCGTTTAATTCGTTTCGTCAGAAAGTGAATACCGCAGCAAGGAAAAAAGAAAAAATAGACGATGTTTTATCACTTTATAATATAAAATATACCGTAGAAGTTTCTTTTGGTAAAAAATACCACGGAACACAAGAGGTAAGCGTTGACTTTCAGCGTAAATTATTCTGATAGATTTATCCATATGCTACTTGTTAACTTTACTATGTTCCTTCCTTTTTAATAATTCTTTAAAGTTGTACCTTTGCAGCTCTAAATTGGGAGTCTAAGAACCTCCAATCTTTTCATTATATAATACTAATAAAGACAACCTCAGTTGTCGTAATAAATAAAAAAATATGTCAACAGTAGCTACCAACTTCGGAATGGATAAAGCACTAGAACAATTAGGATTAAAAGCTGTTAATCATGGAACGTCAACAGGAAACACATGGTATCCTGGTGGAGCAGAAATTGCTTCGTATTCTCCAGTCGATGGAGCTTTAATAGGCAAAGTTACTACTACGTCAAAAGATGAGTACGAAAAAGTAATAGATGCTGCACAAGATGCATTTATAACGTTTAGAGCTATGCCAGCGCCTCAACGTGGTGAAATTGTACGCCAGTTTGGTAATAAACTACGTGAATTAAAAGAACCTCTCGGAAAATTAGTGTCTTATGAGATGGGGAAATCACTCCAAGAAGGCTATGGCGAAGTGCAAGAAATGATTGATATCTGTGATTTTGCAGTTGGATTGTCTAGACAATTAAACGGACAAACAATCCCGTCTGAGCGCCCAGGACATGTAATGCGAGAGCAATGGCACTCTATTGGTATAGTGGGTATAATTTCTGCCTTTAATTTTCCAGTAGCCGTATGGGCATGGAACACTGCGTTGGCATGGGTTTGTGGAGATGTTTGTGTGTGGAAGGGAAGTGAAAAAGCACCGTTGTGTGCAGTTGCTTGCCAAAATATTATAGCCGAAGTTTTAAAAGAAAACAACCTTCCAGAAGGTATTTCTTGTATCATTAATGGAGATTATAAAGTAGGTGAATGGATGACGAAAGACACAAGAATTCCATTAATTTCTGCTACAGGTTCTACTAGAATGGGACGTATTGTTGGTGCTACCGTTGCAGAACGTTTTGGTAAATCACTTTTAGAATTAGGAGGAAACAACGCCATTATCATTACACCAACTGCCGATTTAAAAGTGGTTGTGCCTGGAGCCGTGTTTGGTGCTGTTGGAACGGCAGGACAACGATGTACATCTACCAGAAGATTAATAATTCACGAAAGTGTTTACGATAAAGTGAGAGACGCCATTGTTGGTGCTTATAAGCAGATAGTAATTGGAAACCCGTTAGACGAAAGCAACCACGTTGGCCCATTAATAGATAAAGATGCCGTAAATACATACTTAAATGCAATTGAAAAGGCAAAAAGCGAGGGCGGAAACGTCTTGGTAGAAGGCGGTGTGTTAGAAGGTGAAGGGTATGAAAGTGGATGCTATGTAAAACCTGCAATCATAGAAGCTGAAAACAGTTTTGAAATTGTACAACACGAAACGTTCGCACCTATTTTGTACCTAATGAAATACAGCGGCGATGTAGAAAATGCAATTGAAATACAAAATGGAGTTGCACAAGGATTGTCTAGTGCTATCATGACTAACGAAATGAAGGAAGCCGAAAAATTCTTATCATTTGCTGGTTCAGACTGTGGTATAGCAAATGTAAACATTGGTACTTCAGGAGCCGAAATTGGAGGAGCTTTTGGTGGTGAAAAAGAAACAGGAGGTGGGCGAGAGTCTGGAAGTGATGCCTGGAAAGTGTATATGAGAAGGCAAACCAACACTGTAAATTATAGTGATGAGTTACCTCTTGCGCAAGGAATCAAATTTGATCTGTAAAAACAGATTGTTTATGCCTTAAACTATAAACTACAAGCATGTTTAGCCAACATACTTGTAGTTTTTTTGCTTATGAAAACACGAGTTGCTGTACTTTTAGTAATGCTTTTTCTACCAGGAATGGCATATTTTCAAACGGATGCCGATTTTGAGAAAATTCAATATATGGCGAACTTTCGCATACACGCACTGAAGCAAGGAAATATTGAAAATTTAAAAGGTCAGAAACCCGCTGAAGGCACATGGAATTACCAACACCTCATAGCATATAAGGAAGCCCTGAAAGAAGAAAGAAACATCGTTTACGGTTCGTATATAGAAAAGGTACGAGATAAAGATAATCACTTTGCCTATAACTATTTTGCCATAGAAACAGACGGCAAAAATCATCGATACTACTTTGTGGCAATTTTTGAGTTTGATATTTCTCAAGAGTTCAACATTGTTAATTCGTACTTGTTCACGTACCCTGAAAGTCTTAAATCTTGGTGGATGCATACAGCAGGTATGTACAAATACAATTTGCTAAAAGATATTCCTGAAAAATACGTTTATACTGTTTGTCCGCCACCACCTTTTTCTGAAGAATAGAAGAACTAGGCGTTTTCCTGTATCGAATCAGCATATGTTTAAATAACTGCTTATATTTAATGGCTATGAAAAAACTCTTTACAATATTTTTAATACTACTAGCTATTGGTTGTAGTAACGAAGACGAAAGTGGCGATGCACAGGTTACTTGTAGTGAAGAATTTATTTACGGACTCTCAGTAGAAGTGCGAAATGCAACAACAGCTAGCTTGATAACTTCTGGGATAGAGGTAACTGCGCAAGACGGTGAATATACAGAAACCCTAGAGCTGGCTACAGATGTTTACGTGGGTGCTGGAGAACGCAGTGGCGTGTATACACTAACAATAAGTGGTGACGGATTTGTTACTCAAGAAACAGATGCTATTACCGTTGTTTTAACAGCAGATAATTGTCATGTTGTTACTCAAGAAGTATCTGTAGCATTAGTTCCTAATTAATTTCTTCCCATTTCATCTGGGTATAACTCCCAAACAGGGTCGCTTTGCCAAATTTCTTTGGTATCTGCATCAATTATAGAAAGCCTTCCTTTAAATGCAGCTCCAGTATCTACATTCCAGACGTTTGCAAAATTAGTGGGTTCATGTTTACCAATTCTAAATACGGGTGTATGACCAATATATATTTCTTTAAACAGAGTAAGTCGTTTCGGATAATGGTCATCATCTTCAGAAAGGGTCTTGTCTAGACTACAGGCTAGTTCCCATAGTGTACGATCCCAATACACCATATTAGGAAAGTATTCATGTTGTGGTCCTTTAATATTGGTAAATCCGGCATGAAGGAAGCATCGGTTTTGTGCATCTACATGGAAATTTTCTAAAGCTTCAAAAAACTGAATGTGTTGCTTTTTTTCTTCAGCTGATAGTTTAGCGTAACTAGTAATGCTAGTGATTCCACCATGATTTAACCACATGGCAGGGCTTTCTTTTCCCTTTAAATAATTATATAACAGTTCATCATGATTGCCACGAAGAAAAATGCAGCGATGCTTTTCAGCAAAATTCATTAAAAAAGTAATTGTTTCGGCATTTTCACTCCAACCATCTACATAATCTCCTAAAAAGATAAACAAATCCTGTACTTTAGGTTCTGCAGAATTGATAACCTGCTCTAAGGCCTTTAGACCTCCGTGTATATCGCCAACTACTAAGGTTCTCATGCATTAAGGAAGAATAAAATAGTAGCTATTACTAAAAGTATAGAGAGTACAAAAAAGAAAATTTTCCAGAAAGAATAAGGGCGCTCACCAGAAATAACACCCGATTGGCCATTTACAAAAAAGTTGTAGCGTTTGCTCTTGTATTTATAGGCGCTTATGTACACAGGAAGCAATATATGTTTAAACGTTTCTTCGGAAAGTTTCATAGTAATAGAAGATATGCGTTGGGTATCGCCACCAATATCTCGTCTGGCCCAACGTTCTGCAATTGCTTTTGCTTCCTTCTTTGCATCCAGATGTCCGTCTCGTAACGGAATGGTGTATTTTTCGGTTACAAATCCTGCTAAATAACTACTTTGAAAGGTCTCTAATTTTCGTAAATCCCAATGTGCTATTTTCTTCGGAATTACCCCAGATTTTTGTTCTGAAGCTTTAATTAATGTGTCATCTACAAATCCAGATACAGATCCGCTGGCTGGATACCATCGGGTACGTCGTTCTCGAACAGTGCGTCTATTTTTACCTGTTCCAACGGTTTTAGTTACATAATAATATTCGCCTCGCTGCCCTGTATAATTAGCATAAAGTTGTGCATCAAACGTCCAGAATGGTGCATAAAGACCTTTGGTATTTTGGGGGTCTAGGGTTGCCTTTTTTAATTTATTAGGCGCCCACCAAAGTCCGTTTACCCACTTTTTAAAAATTAGGTGTGCTTTTTTTTGATCTATTTGAAATGGCAGCACTGCACCAGGGACAATCCAATCTTCCATGTAAGCATCTTCTACCACTAAGGGCATACTACAATACACACAATGTAACGACTTGTAGTTTTCCTCAACATGCTGGTTGGCACCACAATTTTTGCAGTGTAACATGGTAATTTCTTGGCTGTGCGATTGTGAGCCTAGTTCATTGAGATATTGCTTGAGTTCTAATTCCTGAAATACCGTTTCTTCCTTAGGAATTTCCTGTCTGTAATCGCAATACTCGCATTTAAGTTCTGTGGTTCCAGGTGCATACCGAAGCTCTGCTCCGCAGTTAATACAGGCTTTTTTAAGTTCAGATGTCTGTTGAGGGGTTGATTGCATTACTAGTTATTAGTATTCAATGTAAGTATTCCCCTCCTAGGAGGGGACTTGTAATTTAGTAACAATTAAATGCTACGTGTGTATTTATTTTATTAGTTGCCTGGCAACGGTGGTGGTGTGTTACCTCCTAAGAAAGCTTTTAACTCTTCTACCTCAC
This Rasiella rasia DNA region includes the following protein-coding sequences:
- a CDS encoding DNA helicase PriA — translated: MQSTPQQTSELKKACINCGAELRYAPGTTELKCEYCDYRQEIPKEETVFQELELKQYLNELGSQSHSQEITMLHCKNCGANQHVEENYKSLHCVYCSMPLVVEDAYMEDWIVPGAVLPFQIDQKKAHLIFKKWVNGLWWAPNKLKKATLDPQNTKGLYAPFWTFDAQLYANYTGQRGEYYYVTKTVGTGKNRRTVRERRTRWYPASGSVSGFVDDTLIKASEQKSGVIPKKIAHWDLRKLETFQSSYLAGFVTEKYTIPLRDGHLDAKKEAKAIAERWARRDIGGDTQRISSITMKLSEETFKHILLPVYISAYKYKSKRYNFFVNGQSGVISGERPYSFWKIFFFVLSILLVIATILFFLNA
- a CDS encoding 3-hydroxyanthranilate 3,4-dioxygenase; this encodes MAISKPFNLNKWVEDNRELLKPPVGNKNLYKEADDYIVMIVGGPNARKDYHYNETEELFYQLEGNIQVHIQEDGKKRTMELGPGDMYLHPAKVPHSPVREAGSIGLVVERKRQDLEGKDGLLWFCDSCNNKLHEVYFPLNDVEKDFLQHFKDFYGSKELRTCNNCGTIMPTDDRFVGE
- the amaB gene encoding L-piperidine-6-carboxylate dehydrogenase, which encodes MSTVATNFGMDKALEQLGLKAVNHGTSTGNTWYPGGAEIASYSPVDGALIGKVTTTSKDEYEKVIDAAQDAFITFRAMPAPQRGEIVRQFGNKLRELKEPLGKLVSYEMGKSLQEGYGEVQEMIDICDFAVGLSRQLNGQTIPSERPGHVMREQWHSIGIVGIISAFNFPVAVWAWNTALAWVCGDVCVWKGSEKAPLCAVACQNIIAEVLKENNLPEGISCIINGDYKVGEWMTKDTRIPLISATGSTRMGRIVGATVAERFGKSLLELGGNNAIIITPTADLKVVVPGAVFGAVGTAGQRCTSTRRLIIHESVYDKVRDAIVGAYKQIVIGNPLDESNHVGPLIDKDAVNTYLNAIEKAKSEGGNVLVEGGVLEGEGYESGCYVKPAIIEAENSFEIVQHETFAPILYLMKYSGDVENAIEIQNGVAQGLSSAIMTNEMKEAEKFLSFAGSDCGIANVNIGTSGAEIGGAFGGEKETGGGRESGSDAWKVYMRRQTNTVNYSDELPLAQGIKFDL
- a CDS encoding isoaspartyl peptidase/L-asparaginase family protein, with amino-acid sequence MNRILTLLIGFFMLFSCENVKKSDVKTSNDTSQLEKKAENFGIVIHGGAGTILKENMTDSLENAYKAKLKEAISVGHEILKNGGTAMEAVTKTINVMEDSPLFNAGKGAVFTNDETNELDASVMNGETLNAGAVAGVSRVKNPIDLAVEVMNNSDHVLLSGNGAELFAKTRGIQLVDPSYFYTERRFQSLQKVKQKEISEESKSKLALQDPFIKNSKYGTVGCAALDKNGNLAAGTSTGGMTNKRWNRIGDAPIIGAGTYANNATCAVSSTGWGEYFIRGLVAHDISAMMEYKQITLKKATHEVIQNKLTKLGGTGGVVAIDKEGNVSMDFNTAGMYRAHMNAQGELIIGIYSDK
- a CDS encoding alpha-2-macroglobulin family protein, translating into MNTLLRLLTCVALLSLASCGDKTETSQTDNLFKFKDYISQHTYGNRSIAEPIRIELAQPLDQFELSQEIPSEYLKISPKTEGTLFIDNGTTLVFQPEDYLKPDTKYTITVQLQKLYEDIDKEFKNYTFSFKTITPNFSINLENLQSYSKQWQYVSGTIEASDMLQLDKAKQLIKATQGKKKLNIKWPTENATERYYTFTIDSISRKIEDDEIVITWDGKPIGAETKGTNTFAIPGQNNFKVIDADASHSPQASLSINFSDPLKANQDFAGLVTIERATDLRFEVDGNVLHVYPNNRITGDVRVTIFEGIKNTDNFGLKQSFSELISFEQLKPAVRLLSKGVILPNAESTPLYFEAVNLKAVDVRIIQVFEDNMLQFLQSYNLNNTNSYDIKRVGRRVAKKTITLDDSPTESDGTWKAYAVNISEFFKTNPGSLYQVEFSFTNDYIKYDCSSNDAASATSEDEYYYDNYDANSDLDENEREEMYWDNEIYRWRTYTYNWQQRDNPCHPAYFNEDRVVTTNVLGSDLGVIAKKSNNKSYHFAITNLITTAPEGGVKIDLFNFQQQIIETITTNSDGFALYDSDRTIAFAIARKGKNYAYTKLEDGNALSMSKFDVSGKQLQKGLKGFIYTERGVHRPGDSIHLTFVLNDVANPLPKNHPVKLEVTDARGKLVQRSLLNGTTSGTELIGEHKNGFYYFPIKTDPNAPTGNWNATVSAGGVKFTKSLKVATVKPNRLKIKLDFDDEILNASKPVSGNVQGLWLHGAPARNLKIEMNATMRATNTAFDAYKKYHFNDPIRTFDEIEIPLLSQNLSEEGTTTFSKQIDIGNKAPGMLKATFLTKIFEGGGDFSIDVFSKNLAPYSHFVGLQSPEARRYGSYYTDENTTFDVVSVDAQGKASGNRKLDVKVFKIEWRWWWNRGYDNLSRYEDATIYRPFKEMTITTASNGKGNFNLNIPEDDGGRYLIRVIDQASGHATGRVTYFYRNWWKRPVGDDAESAKMLVFSADKEKYDVGEEAVITFPSGSKGRALISVENGTEVLSTQWVETKKGETQARIKITKEMAPNIYANISLLQPHEQTKNDLPMRLYGVIPILVEDPATVLKPTLQMPDVLKPEERFSIKVSEANDKPMTYTVAMVDEGLLDLTRFVTPKIHSAFYTREALGVKTFDMYDYVIGAYSGSVNNIYEIGGGDAAAGAKNRKADRFKPVVRYLGPFSIKKGETATHNIQMPNYIGSVKTMIIAGDNTKSAYGKTDKTTPVRKPLMVLASVPRVLSPGEKVTIPVTVFAMENKVKNATIKLKVGDALKPIDGTSKSVSFPSVGEKIVNFEFEVLPTDTFQTIEVSASGNGETASYKLEVDVENPNPITQKTTQYTLSENGNQTIDFNTYGVAGTNAATLEFSTLPPMDFSKRMEYLIRYPHGCVEQTTSAAFPQLYLAEVFDITFDKKKDIQGNVEAAIKKLGRYQIANGGMAYWPGEREADNWSTNYVGHFMLEAKAKGYALPITFMSNWLRYQKNTARQYRSSNTRYNSSLTQAYRLYTLALAGQPELAAMNRLRESKNLSNDAKWRLAAAYALAGKSKVAEEISATANINFKSNNYDYYTYGSPFRNKAMALETMVTTGNPKQREMAISVAKELSSQRWFSTQETSYALLAMAKMVQKNGGKAVELSFVHQGKTHTVKTDRAIAQRDIGVSMGNNSITVANKKGNLVYVTLVQKGKLALGNELADRKNITINATYVDSQGKALDIKKLRQGTEINAIVAVTNTSNDYIDNVALTKIFPGGWEIVNTSFTDLGGGASGAARYKDIRDDRVNFYFDLGRKKTKTFKVKLNASYLGTYYLPGTQVEAMYDNNYYARNQGLWVTVEQ
- a CDS encoding CAP domain-containing protein; its protein translation is MKTSLLAMVVLFTMASCSKDEAPVIEEVNYTIDLNLANETDWAMANEILELVNDHRISKGLTTIKRDQSYASAYAVDHTQYMIEKDKISHDNFGIRSNALKEQGAKIVAENVAYGYSTAADVVNAWLNSAGHRKTIEGHYTHSGFGIIKNSEGAYYFTQLFYKK
- a CDS encoding metallophosphoesterase family protein, producing MRTLVVGDIHGGLKALEQVINSAEPKVQDLFIFLGDYVDGWSENAETITFLMNFAEKHRCIFLRGNHDELLYNYLKGKESPAMWLNHGGITSITSYAKLSAEEKKQHIQFFEALENFHVDAQNRCFLHAGFTNIKGPQHEYFPNMVYWDRTLWELACSLDKTLSEDDDHYPKRLTLFKEIYIGHTPVFRIGKHEPTNFANVWNVDTGAAFKGRLSIIDADTKEIWQSDPVWELYPDEMGRN